The following proteins come from a genomic window of Tenebrio molitor chromosome 9, icTenMoli1.1, whole genome shotgun sequence:
- the LOC138139116 gene encoding thermal hysteresis protein YL-1-like, whose translation MSFKISTFTKIWLIIAVIVMCLCNEYNCQCTGAADCTSCTAACTGCGNCPNAITCTGSKNCVRATTCTGSTNCNRATTCTNSKGCLEATTCTGSTHCHRATTCTNSKDCFEATTCTGSSNCYTATTCTNSTNCYKATACTNSTGCPGH comes from the coding sequence aTGTCATTCAAAATAAGtacttttacaaaaatctgGTTAATTATAGCAGTTATCGTTATGTGTTTGTGTAACGAGTATAATTGCCAGTGCACTGGGGCTGCTGATTGTACTAGTTGTACAGCAGCATGCACTGGTTGTGGAAACTGTCCAAATGCAATAACGTGTACCGGTTCTAAAAATTGTGTCAGGGCAACAACATGTACTGGGTCTACAAACTGTAATAGAGCCACGACGTGTACAAATTCAAAAGGCTGTTTAGAAGCCACAACATGTACTGGGTCTACACACTGTCATAGAGCCACGACGTGTACAAATTCAAAAGACTGTTTTGAAGCCACAACATGTACTGGCTCAAGCAACTGTTACACTGCTACAACATGTACTAACTCAACCAACTGTTACAAAGCTACAGCCTGTACCAattcaacaggatgtcccggacattag